CCCCGGCGGGGTCGCGATCGCGATGTCGTTGAAATAACCCTCGCCACTCGTCCCGGTCTTGTCCCCGACCCGCCAGCTCTTGGGCAGCCCGGCGCGCAGCCGGTCCTTGCCGGTCGGCGATGCTTCCATCCAGCCGATCAGCTTCGCGCGCGACGCGGGCGACAGGACATCGCCGAGCAGCAGCCGGTTCATCAGCCACAGCATTGCCTCGGGCGTCGTCGTATCGCGCACCTCGCCATTACGGACATTGTTGAGCGACGGCTCGTCGCGGTCCGACCGGGTGAGCTGATCGCCCGCGTCACGGACGAACTTGGTCAGCCCGCGCGGTCCTGAAATCTGCCCGAACAACAGGTTCGCGGCGCTGTTGTCGCTCATCACCACCGCAGCTTCGCACAGCACCTCGATCGACAGCGCCCCCTTGGCCAGGTTCGCGCGCACCACTGGCGCATAGTCGAGCAGGTCGGCCTCGCCGAAA
The genomic region above belongs to Sphingomonas sp. J315 and contains:
- the bla gene encoding class A beta-lactamase — its product is MMMTTRRTVIAGAAALAAAPAFAQKIGPFDRIRAETGGRLGLAVYDSGTGRRYSDGAEARFAMCSTFKVPLVAAVLARVDRGELDLSREIRFGEADLLDYAPVVRANLAKGALSIEVLCEAAVVMSDNSAANLLFGQISGPRGLTKFVRDAGDQLTRSDRDEPSLNNVRNGEVRDTTTPEAMLWLMNRLLLGDVLSPASRAKLIGWMEASPTGKDRLRAGLPKSWRVGDKTGTSGEGYFNDIAIATPPGRKPILIACYLDAPGLDSAKANAAHAKVGELIGALFA